The following proteins come from a genomic window of Alkalinema sp. FACHB-956:
- a CDS encoding Uma2 family endonuclease, translated as MFLHEPNPAIVIEIVSPGSEATESDQRDYVQKPKEYGDRGIPEFWQIDPERAWVRVGRLVSDRQDDRQEHDRYEFLTFQGDALLQSAAFPTLQLTLQLTAAQVLSADD; from the coding sequence TTGTTCCTGCATGAACCCAATCCGGCGATCGTGATTGAAATTGTCTCACCGGGGAGCGAAGCCACAGAAAGCGACCAACGGGATTACGTGCAAAAGCCCAAGGAATATGGCGATCGCGGCATTCCAGAGTTTTGGCAAATTGATCCAGAACGGGCCTGGGTGCGAGTTGGGCGTTTGGTCAGCGACCGGCAGGACGATCGGCAGGAGCACGATCGCTATGAGTTTCTGACGTTTCAAGGGGATGCACTGCTCCAGTCGGCAGCTTTTCCAACGTTGCAGCTAACGTTGCAGCTAACAGCGGCACAGGTACTGAGTGCGGATGATTAG